The following proteins are co-located in the Clostridiales bacterium genome:
- the msrB gene encoding peptide-methionine (R)-S-oxide reductase MsrB, translating into MKRKEIYLAGGCFWGLEKYLGNIPSVLETEVGYANGKTEHPTYEEVCRKNTGHAETVRVVFDSEKLSLAGLLRLYYKVINPTSLNRQGNDVGSQYRTGIYYVDQEDLPVIQSSLELLQREYTKKIAVEVKPLLNYWTAEAYHQKYLDKNPGGYCHIPGHYFEEAKHSSDPFLYSLPDKEDLKEQLSSIQYEVTMKNGTEPPYQNEYWDHFEEGIYVDITTGEPLFTSLDKFEACGWPSFARAVSTESVRTKRDFSHGMIRDEVRSGAGDIHLGHVFEDGPKEKGGLRYCINSAALRFIPREKLIEEGYGQYLELFAARS; encoded by the coding sequence ATGAAACGAAAAGAAATCTATCTGGCAGGAGGCTGCTTTTGGGGCCTTGAGAAATACTTGGGAAATATCCCGTCGGTATTGGAGACGGAGGTCGGATATGCAAACGGAAAAACGGAACATCCAACTTATGAAGAGGTTTGCAGAAAGAACACCGGCCATGCAGAGACGGTTCGAGTTGTTTTTGACAGTGAGAAGCTAAGCCTGGCAGGACTGCTGCGCTTGTATTATAAGGTAATCAATCCCACTTCTCTGAACCGTCAGGGCAATGATGTGGGAAGTCAGTATCGCACGGGCATTTACTATGTTGACCAAGAGGATTTACCCGTTATCCAAAGCTCACTTGAACTGCTCCAGCGGGAGTATACGAAGAAAATTGCGGTGGAAGTCAAACCTCTGCTGAATTACTGGACAGCGGAAGCGTATCATCAGAAGTACCTGGATAAGAATCCAGGAGGGTACTGTCATATCCCTGGACATTATTTTGAAGAAGCCAAGCATTCTTCTGATCCCTTTTTGTATTCTTTGCCGGATAAGGAGGATCTGAAAGAACAGCTCAGCTCCATTCAATATGAAGTGACAATGAAAAACGGCACAGAACCACCTTACCAAAATGAATATTGGGATCATTTTGAAGAGGGGATTTATGTGGACATTACCACAGGAGAGCCCCTATTTACATCTCTTGATAAGTTTGAAGCCTGTGGCTGGCCTAGCTTTGCGAGAGCGGTGAGCACCGAAAGTGTCAGGACGAAGCGTGACTTTTCCCATGGTATGATACGCGATGAGGTCAGGAGCGGTGCTGGAGACATTCACTTGGGTCATGTGTTTGAGGACGGCCCAAAAGAGAAGGGTGGTCTTCGCTACTGCATCAACAGCGCAGCCCTGCGTTTCATACCGCGAGAAAAATTGATTGAGGAAGGCTATGGCCAATACCTCGAATTGTTTGCAGCTCGCAGCTAG